Below is a genomic region from Prolixibacteraceae bacterium.
TCATCAATGTATTCCTCAGAAATAATATTCTTTTCATCTAGATAAATGTCAACTTGTGACGAATGATCAACAATATTGACCATATCAAATACTTAAATATTTCCTTAGGAAGAATTAACTCTGCAAGTAGTGATATTACTTTTTGTAGACGCTATTTAAGGCCGAGACATCACTCAAAAAAGAGGAGATACTACACCTATAGCATCTCCTCTTTTATTAACATTTTTGGGAAATAGCATCTATTCCACAATAGAAGTCACCTCTCCTTTTCGATGTACTCTTACACGACTCTTTTCACTACGAGGGTTTTTCTCTAAATAAGATTCCATGAAATTTGCAACATTATCAATTTTTTCACGAAATTCCTCCATATCTTCTTGATATAAATAAACCTTATATTTATCATAGTAAAACTTACCATCTTGATCTACTTTCTTCTTACTCTCTGTTAGTACAACATAAGGGTCATCATAGCGTGTCTTTTTCACATCTAGAAAATATGTACGATTACCTGCCTTTACAACCTGAGAGTAGAGATCTTCGTGTCTAACACTGTCTCTATCTGCTTCCATTTTTGAGTCTATTTTTCGTTCATCCTTCATAATTCCTCCATTTAAGAAATAGATTAGTATTTCAAATATAAAAATATTTTTTCTATTTAACTTTTATTGACAGTAAATATTATAAAGATTTTTGTCACTTAATTTATTTATAGAGAACTGGAATAAGAACAATAACACCTAACTCACCTGATGAACAACACAATTCGGATTAACATCAACATTAATTCATCACACATTTATTTACACTCACAATTATATTACATCACAACAAACAATACTAAAGTAACATTTAAGGGATAAAAAAGGCCATCTAAAGTTAGACAGCCGTATTTAAACTAAAGAGTTGTCACTAATTAATAGGCAGCCCAGATATCATCTCCATAAAGAAGATACTTCTCAACAGTTGTCAGTCCCATATCCGCTCTATAATCATTAATTTTATCACGATTTTCCACACGATATAATCCTTTATGAACTCCATCGATATCTACTAGTTGGGTACCATATTTTTGAGGTTGGTCGTTATAGACACACAGACGATCATAAATATAAGCATAAAGGTACCATGAAGTCTCATTATGAATACAAGACTCCTTGATATAAGGTAAATACTTTTCAATTTGTTCCTTTGATCCTTGATAAACAATCATTGCTGCTGTTAAAGTAGCATTCTTTCCTAACTGACTGTTTTTAGGCCAGCCATTTTCAGTAACATAATGCTCTAAGAACACATACTGTTCCCTCTGTAATCGATCTTTAATTCGATCAAAGAATCTCGAAATTGAGGATTCGCCAAGACCAGAAAGTTTTGCCACATTACTGTTGTAACTTAGAACCTCCCACTCAGCACGCATTCGCCATAACTTTCTAGATGTATCTAAATCCTTATATTTACCATGATTATTTTCAGATTTCAGAATCACGTTATTAGCAAAAGCATTCCAGGTATCACCTTCCCAGAAATAATAAAAAGCTGGGTCTCTAAGCACTTTTACGGAGTTATTTGAAGCATACGCAATACTTAAATAACGAAAAGTAGAATCCTTTTTACCATCTAATGCATATGCCCTTGCCACTAAATAAGCTCTTAACTCTTTAGCAGATCTAGAAATTTGAGCATTATAATCTTTCTTATAACCTTCAATAGCTTTTTTAGTATTTCCGATCTCTAAATAACGATCGGATATTGATTTGGTTTGAGCAAAGCTAACATTCATACCAATTAATTGCATAATCGTCAAGAATAGTAAAATTCTCGGACTTCTCATCTTTTTTGTTTTTGTCATTTTATTTGCAATATTATTTCTTTACGATTTAATGGCACTAATTCCTTTTTAATTAGTACCAAAACAGATGGGAAAATTACACTCCCATATTACTTTTAAAATCATATAAGAGGATAGCATACTAACTGTTTTAAGTTATGGTATTTAATATCACAACTTTACATTAAACCATAAAAAACCTCATCCACTAAAAAATAGAGGATGAGGCAAAACACAAATAGACTGAGCAAAATCTATTTTGAAGAATATTCTGCGATTACGCCTCCTGTAATAGTTACAAGATCAACGTAAGATAGTTGCAATTTATATAAAGCATTTAAGTGAGCTGTCTGAGCATTTAAGTACATCACCTGAACATCTCTAAAATTGAATGAATTGATCGCGCCAGAGCGAAATTTTTGCTTTGAGATATCAAGATTCAATTTTGATGCTTTAACCTGCTCCGATGCAAGTTTTAGTAACTCCTTATTCACCTCATACAGATCATAGTATTGACTTAGCTGATTAGATAAAGAGATCTTCATATCATCAATTTTTAGATCGGAAATATCTTTATTAATGTTTGCAATTTGAATGGCTCTTTTACGATTTCCACCATTAAAAAGATTATAGCTTAATTTCAATGAAACAGAAGGAGAAGTACTCCATCCTTGTGATCCAGTAGGAATTGGCGGATCCACCTTGCTATATGCTTCTGTCACTGCAGCATTAAACGAAATTTTTGGGAACATGTTTGCTTTGGCCAGGCCTTGCTCATCAACCATTAACTTTTGATTAATATATTGATTTTTCAAGTTATTGTTATCACGATACATCTTGTCTACGAGATCAGACATTACAAAGTCTTTATCTTTTGCTTTTAAGTCTCCAACAATTTGCCATGACACCTTACTTGCATCTGATCCCATCACGTAGTAGAGATTTCTACGAGCATTTTTAGCATTGACTTTTTGTGAAAGATAGTTTCCTTGATCTTCTAACCATGCATTTTGTGCTTGAAGTAGATCATACTTAGTTGATGAACCTATTTCTGTGAGCCTTTGAGATTGATCATATCGATCTTTTGACAGTTTCATCATATCTTGTTGAACATCTGTCTTCTCTTGTTCAATAAGAGCCAGATACCATGCTGAAATAATTTTCCTAATTGCATCTTCAACAACAACTGCAGCTTGACCTCCGGATAAATTATCAAGATCTTGCAATTTTTGTTTTGTTATATTTACCCGAAAACCATCAAACAAAACCCATTCAAGATTAACAGAACTACTCGCATTGTAGTTTGTCATGTCATCGCTAGAAGACCTGTATGTCGGGGATGCAGAACCTGAAGCATTAAAAGAGATGGTAGGAAATCGTCCTGCATTTCCCCAATGGTTATTGATCCCTGCGATATCTCTATTCTTATTTGCTATCTGAATATCGAAATTATTTTTTAGTCCTATTTCAATTGCCTGTTCTAAAGAAAGAGCATCTTGTGCTTTCCCCACAAATGAGGAAAGCAACAATAGATAGATACCTGAAAAACAATATATTATTTTCTTTAACATGATCCTTTTTAATTATAATTCAAAATCATTTTCATTACGATCATCTTCGATCTCTTTAGCCATAGAAACCTCCAATGCTTCTGACACTTTTTGATCTCTAACAGCTGTTTCTACACTTTCAGGAGTAGCATCAGTATCACCTTTCAGATGTGCGTACACAAGTCTAAATTTATTTGCAACAGTAACGTATACAGGAAGAACGGTTAAAATAAAGAATGTTCCAATCAAAATACCATAAGCTAAAGAGATAGCCATTGGCTTAATAAACACCGTATCACTACTCGTTTCACGAATAAGAGGAAATAGACCAGCAGTTGTTGTAATGGTAGTCAACATAATTGGTCTGAATCGAGATTTTGCAGCTTCAATGATAGACGGCGTCATATGAAAACCTCGTTTTAAATTTTGATTATATCGATCTAAAAGAACAACCGCATCATTTATGATAGTACCAGATAAAGCAACCATTCCCCATAAGCTCATTGATGAAAATGCGATCCCTTCAATAAAGTGGCCCCATAAAGCTGCAATAATTCCAAATGGAATCATGGCAACAATCATCATTCCTTGAGTGAATGATCTAAAAAATATAATTAGAATTATCAGGATTAAGAAGAAAGCGACACCAAAGGAAATAACGATGTTACTAGCCTCATCTGTCGTATCCTTAACCTGACCTTGGTGCATGTATGTAACGCCTTGATGTGCTGCCATTATTTTTGGAAGAACTTCATTCTCAATTTTCTCTAAAACAGGTGGCACTGATTCACTCTCATCAACCATATAAGCATCTACACGTATTTCAACCTTTCCATTAAAGTGATTTATTGATGTCAATCCTCGTTGTATACTTAAATCAGCTAACTCAACCAAAGGATACATTCCTTTAGAAGTATTAATCATCATCTTTTCTAGTTGACCGACAGTTCTTCTGTTTTCTATAGGGTAACGAACATAAAACCATATTTCGTCACGACCTTTTTGAATCCGTTGTGATAGCCCTCCATAGAATGATTTACGAACTTGATTCATCAGAGAAACTTCATTAAGACCTAAAGCATAAGCCGCAGGTTTTAATTTTACAATGACCTCCTGTGTACCAATCTGGTTATTATCCATAATATTGTACAAAGAAGAGAACTTTGCCAGCTCACTCTTGAAGTCTTCAGTAGCATTTTCTAATTCGTCTTTATCACTCCCCATCAAACTTATTGAGACAGGGGCTCCAAAGCGATTACTTGCACCAACCGTAAATTTATATGCATCCTTAATCTTTCCTACCTTTTTTGAGATAGCTAGCTTAATCATATGTGAACTCATCTTCGAATCGTCTAGTTTTCGAAGGAAAACTCGCATGTTACCCGTATTTGAACCAGACTCTGTTCCGTTAAAAGCCCAACCCGTATTTAATGCAATACTCTCTATAGGTAACTCTTCCTTATAATCATTAGCCAGCTCTTGATTAACCTCTTCGACCTTCGTTGAGATCATTCTTAAACGTTCAAGAGTAACTCCCTCATTAACCCCAGGTTTTAAACATAAATCAATAACAAAGTTATCTTCAGAGACTGCAGGAAAAATAGTTGTTGCAATTCGACCACTTGTCAATAGCCCTACGGTAATAATTATAATGGCAGTAAAAACACTAATCGATATAGCCTTATATTTTAATAGTAGTTGTAATAAAGGCAAATATAATCGATCTCTAAGACCAAAAATTAGTTTATCAAAAAAGTTTCGAACTTTTCCATACCAACTATCCTTTTTTAATGGCTTTAAGACTGTTTCTGAAGCAAGGTGTCCTGGCAAAACAAACATTCCTTCAAATAAAGAGAAAATTAAACACAAGACAACAATAGCAGCCATCTCATACATCATCTCTAAACTACCTTGAATGAAGAATAGTGGACAAAATGCAATAATAGTAGTACTTACAGATGTTAATACCGCTGGAATTACCTCTAAAGTACCATCAATAGCAGCTCTTCGAGGACTTTTACCCATCTCAAAGTGAGTAAATATATTCTCTCCTATCACAATACCATCATCTACAAGAATCCCGACAATTAAGATCATACCAAACACCGAAATAAAGTTAATGGTAACACCTAACATATTTGCTACGATAAACATTCCCAAAAAGGACGAAGGGATTCCCCATGCAACCCATAAGGATAAACGAAAACTAAGGAACACACTCAAAGCAATGACTACAAGGATCATTCCCATTAATCCATTACTATATAAAATTCCTAATTGAGCATCAAGAGAGTCTCGAAAGTCACGAACAATCTTAATATTCATATCTTTGTTCGCCTCATTATATTCGTCACAATAGTTTAAAATATAGTCAGATATTTTTTGTAAATCTTCTGTTCTTAATTTCTCGATTACAAAAAAAGCTGAACGATCTCCATCAACAAATGATTTACGTGGAATATCTTCAAATTGATAATGAACTTCTGCAACATCTTTAATTCTAACTAGGTCGCCATTAATATTGGACCTAACTACAATATTCTCTATATCATCGATACGTGTCGATCGTTCACGAGCATTAATTTTTATCTCTTCACGATGGTTCTTTATCAGTCCAGCATACATATCAACATTATTGTTTGAAATAGCATTCTGAACATCTTGAAAGGTCATTTGATACCTACGCAACATTGATTCATCCACTTCTACAGACATCTCCATTCTAGATGGATAACCATAAATAGTAATCTGTGATACTAAACCAGAAGCACGTAAATCATCTTCTACTTTTTGTGCTCGCTCTTTGAGCTTCATCAAATCATTTTCCTTTGAGCTCAACTTCATAAACAAAGCAATAGTCTTCGTCTTCTGTTTCGCCACTACAGGCTTCTCGGCATTCGCTGGAAAATTACTAATCCCGTCAACCGTATTCTTTACATCCGTAAGAACTTCATCTACATTATAATCATTCTCAACAATAACTGTAACTACGGCACTATTCTCTCTTGAAACAGATGAAAATTCTTTCATTCCTACTGTTCCTCGCAGAGCATCTTCAATAACTGAAGTAACTCCTTCATCCATCTCCTTTGGAGTTGCACCTTGATAAGTCACGGATACAGTGATCGTATGAGATTCAATCAGTGGGAAAGATGCTTTCTTCATTAAGGACATCGATATTCCGCCCAACAAGAGCAAGGACATAATGATGACCTTTCCATAAAATGGATATTTTACAAAAAGTGATAATATTTTTTTCATATTATGAATTCAATCTTTTGTCTTATTGGATTAGTGGGTTGACTTTCATTCCATCGTAAGCTTTGATCAAAGATTCGATTATTACAATGTCGTTATTGGCAAGACCATTAACGTACATATAGTCTTCGTTCTTATAAACGACATTTACCGTTTTTTTCTGAATCTTATCTCCTTTAACGATATACATGTGATTTCCTTTAAATACAGACTCCCTCGGAACTGCCATCACATCTTGAAGTAAATTGTTACCAAACTTCACGTCAACATATTCCCCAGAGAATAAATTATGTCCTTGGTACGATAAATAAATATTTTGACTCTGTGTATTACTATCCACAAATGATGCTTTACGAAGCACGCTTGCTTGAAAACTGTGACCATTATCCTCAAAAATTGTCACATTATCTTTCACATGAACTTTCGCAGCATCTTTTGTCAACACTGGTACAATAATCTCATAATTATCAGTTCTAATGATATTTGCCACTGCTGACCCTGGGGATGTTATACTGCCGACCTCTTTATTTACAGTGACATATGCACCATTAAATGGAGCTCGAACAATATATTTAGTAAGAGTAATTTCCATCTTTCTAATATCATAGTAATCCCCTAATATATTCTTAGAAGCCATGTAAACTTTTTCTTTCAAAGAGTTCGTTTTTGGCAAACTAGGCAAGGATTTATCAACTTCAATTTGCTCAAAAAATTCATTCCACTTTTGAAACTCATCAGGAAAATCAATATAAATATCAGCTAAAACGACTGAAAGTGATTTTAAGAATCGACTTTTAGAAGCCCTTATAGAGGCCCTATAATCATCATTAAACACTTTAAAAAGGATTGTTCCTTTGCGAAAACTATTCCCTTCTTTTAATGGTGCATTTCCAGCAATCAAACGACCTTGAACTTCTGCACCAAGTTGCACTACAGCATTCGAGTTTACACGACCTGAATATAAAAAAGGAACCTCTTGATCTTCAAAAATAGCTCTCTTACATTTCACACCGTAAATCGTTTCGGACTTTGTCTTCTTTTTTGGGCTCTCTTTTGTAGAATTGAGCAGCATAAATAATCCCATACCACCTAGGACTATACCCAAAGCAATTAATACACCAACAACTTTTCTCTTCATAACAATTAATACACAATTAATATAATTACATCATCAACAATCATACTTTAACGATCTACTTAGATTATAACTTATCTAAGAAATCATGTCAAATATTCGATTTCTTTTATCAAGTCCAAAAAGAATTCAATAAATGATCTACTTTCTTCAAAAAGCGGCTTTTTTTCCCACGAATTGGGTTATACTCCTACTTTTTGCCCTTCATTGAACAAAACCTGCCACTGATTGAAAACAGAGATGATAAAATGGATTAGAGATCCAAATAAACTATATTTGCGAAATCGAAGAAAATTTTAAAATATTAAATTATATCTATCATTATGTTTCCAATCGTAGACATATTCAAGAAAAACAGATGGCATTTCATTACTTGGGGCATCATATTATTTCTGAACTTATTAATTGGCAGTAATTTTGGTTGGGAATACATTCTTAAAAATGGATTAGTCAATACTATTGGTATCATGACTATTGTATATACAAACATCTATGTATTACTGCCTCGTTTTCTTAAACCAGGAGGTGTTTTTTCCATCTTATATTCTCTCCTTACCATATTCATGGTTATCGTATTTGTAATTCTATTTTGTCATATTTATGAAATCTACCTATATCCATTAATTAAAGATGAATTTTTTCATGGTGCTGAATTTAGACCAATGTTTCCAGTGTTTAAATACATGGCAATCTTTTTAATTTCACTATTCCTAAGCACTTCTATATTTATTTCATTTAAAGGTAAAGAAGCAAAAATAAAGTGGGAAAAAGTTTTATTAGAAAAAAAAGACATTGAGCTCAAATACCTTAGAGGACAAATTAATCCACACTTTCTTTTCAATACATTGAACAACGTTTACAGCCAAGTATACATGAAAGAAGAGGGTGCAGCGGACAATATTCTTAAGCTCTCTGACATGTTACGTTATATCATCGATGATTGTGCTGAAAATACGGTCCCACTACAAAAAGAGATCGATTATTTACACAATTTTATTGATTTTCAAAATTTAAAATCGGAAACACCTTTAAATATTTCTTTTAAAATTAATGCCGAGAATCCAAATATTGAACTGTCACCTCTTTTATTCATTCCTATTGTAGAGAACTGTTTTAAGCATGGAAAAATTAGTTCTGATCCTGATAGTTTTGTGACGATTGATCTTCATCAAGTTGGTGATAAAATAGAATTTAAAACGGTAAATAGTATCACATCAAATAACCATGAAAATTCGGGACGTGAAGGTATTGGAATAAATAACCTACGCAAAAGACTTGAACTAGTTTACACCAAGAACCATATCTTAAACTTTAAAAAGGAAGACAATAAATTTATTGTTGAAATGATAATCTATTTAAAATCCTAGAAAACTATGAAAAGCTGTATTATTATTGATGACGAACATCTTGCAAGAAGACTTATACAAGGATATGTTTCAAAAACCCCCAATCTAGAAGTAAAAGAGACTTTTGATAATGCAATTGATGCCATCACATACCTACAAAGCAACACTGTTGATCTTATATTTCTTGATATTCACATGCCTAATATTACTGGACTTGAATTTATCAAGACCATACAAGTTGATGCTTTGATTATCATCACTTCAGCCTTCTCTGAATATGCCATAGATGGATTTGATCATGATGTATTTGATTATTTATTAAAGCCAATCGCATTTCCTAGATTCCTAAAAGCAACTACCAAAGCTTTAGAATTTATTGAAGCCAATCCTGAAGGAAAACCGATTGAAGAGAATATTATTCAGAAGACACAAAAAGATTACCTTACAATAAAAGCAGACCATAGATTGTACAAGATAAATTTTAACGATATAATTTTTATTGAAGGTCAACGTGAATATGTTACTTTTCACACAAAAAAAAGGAAAGTAACAGCATACTACTCTTTAAAATCTCTCATTGAGACACTCCCAGCAGATCAGTTTATTAGAATCCACAAATCTTATATTGTATCCATCCCCTCTATTGAAACTCTTGAGGGGAACATGCTTGAAGTAGGTGGTCAGAAACTTCCCATTGGAAAAAGTTATAAATCATCAGTAATGGATATCTTCCAATAAATTAAACTTTTTATCCGTGCTTATTGTTTTTATAAAAAACAATAAGCGTATGAAAGTTTTAGTTATTGGAGCACACGGACTTATTGGACGTGAAGTAGTAGCATTATTGTCCAAGACTCCTAAATACGAAGTTATCGAAGTAGGACACTCTAAAGGACATTTAAAAGTAGATATAACAAGCCCGAATAGTATCGCGGGTCTTTTTGAGCACATCGGAAATGTAGATGCAATTATCTCGACAGCAGGAAGAGCTCACTTAGGAACCTTCGAACTACTTAGTGAAGAAGATTTTTGGTTATCAATTCACAACAAACTTATGGGACAAGTCAATCTAATAAGATATGGCTATCAATTCCTAAATCCAGAAGGAATGATCATATTGTCTAGTGGAGTACTTGCCAAAGAACCAATGTATGGCACTAGCTCTGTTTCAATGGCCAATGCTGCAATCAATGGTTTTGTAAAAGCAGTCGCATTAGAAACAATAAAAGGGCATAAAGTTAATGTCGTTTCCCCTCCATTTGTCAAAGAAACTATGGAAATTCTTAACATGGATAGTAGTAAAGGAACACCTGCTAAAGATGTGGCTTTGATCTATAAAAAATGTTTAGAAGACAATCACACAGGTAAAGTATATGATGTAAGAAAATATATATAAACAATATGAAAGAGCTGCATCAGAAAGGTGCAGCTCTTTTATTATTTCTAGACTAATGATCTCTCACAAATATAGGCCTATCAAGTGTAGACATCTCCTTGTTGTAATAATATCCAGCTGCATTAAAACAAGTTAGCCCCTCTTCATCACAAATATTGTTCTCCACGATATATCTTGCCATCAAACCCCTAGCTTTTTTTGCCCAAAATGCAACTACTTTATATTTATCTCCTTTAAGATCTTTAAATTCAGGGGTTATAACCTTCGCATCAACCTTCTTAAAATCTATTGACTTTGCATATTCAGCACTTGCTAAATTAATCAAAATACCATCCTTATCGCTAGAAAGCTCCTGATTTAGAATATTTGTATTCTTCAGCTTCCAATAAGCATATAGGTTCTTATACTGATCAAAAGAAAATTTAGTCCCCATCTCTAATCTATAAGCATGAATAAGATCAGACGGATGAAGATATCCGTATAGCCCTGAAAGAATACGAATGGTGTCTACAGCTCTACAAACAGCA
It encodes:
- a CDS encoding PUR family DNA/RNA-binding protein translates to MKDERKIDSKMEADRDSVRHEDLYSQVVKAGNRTYFLDVKKTRYDDPYVVLTESKKKVDQDGKFYYDKYKVYLYQEDMEEFREKIDNVANFMESYLEKNPRSEKSRVRVHRKGEVTSIVE
- a CDS encoding TolC family protein; protein product: MLKKIIYCFSGIYLLLLSSFVGKAQDALSLEQAIEIGLKNNFDIQIANKNRDIAGINNHWGNAGRFPTISFNASGSASPTYRSSSDDMTNYNASSSVNLEWVLFDGFRVNITKQKLQDLDNLSGGQAAVVVEDAIRKIISAWYLALIEQEKTDVQQDMMKLSKDRYDQSQRLTEIGSSTKYDLLQAQNAWLEDQGNYLSQKVNAKNARRNLYYVMGSDASKVSWQIVGDLKAKDKDFVMSDLVDKMYRDNNNLKNQYINQKLMVDEQGLAKANMFPKISFNAAVTEAYSKVDPPIPTGSQGWSTSPSVSLKLSYNLFNGGNRKRAIQIANINKDISDLKIDDMKISLSNQLSQYYDLYEVNKELLKLASEQVKASKLNLDISKQKFRSGAINSFNFRDVQVMYLNAQTAHLNALYKLQLSYVDLVTITGGVIAEYSSK
- a CDS encoding efflux RND transporter permease subunit translates to MKKILSLFVKYPFYGKVIIMSLLLLGGISMSLMKKASFPLIESHTITVSVTYQGATPKEMDEGVTSVIEDALRGTVGMKEFSSVSRENSAVVTVIVENDYNVDEVLTDVKNTVDGISNFPANAEKPVVAKQKTKTIALFMKLSSKENDLMKLKERAQKVEDDLRASGLVSQITIYGYPSRMEMSVEVDESMLRRYQMTFQDVQNAISNNNVDMYAGLIKNHREEIKINARERSTRIDDIENIVVRSNINGDLVRIKDVAEVHYQFEDIPRKSFVDGDRSAFFVIEKLRTEDLQKISDYILNYCDEYNEANKDMNIKIVRDFRDSLDAQLGILYSNGLMGMILVVIALSVFLSFRLSLWVAWGIPSSFLGMFIVANMLGVTINFISVFGMILIVGILVDDGIVIGENIFTHFEMGKSPRRAAIDGTLEVIPAVLTSVSTTIIAFCPLFFIQGSLEMMYEMAAIVVLCLIFSLFEGMFVLPGHLASETVLKPLKKDSWYGKVRNFFDKLIFGLRDRLYLPLLQLLLKYKAISISVFTAIIIITVGLLTSGRIATTIFPAVSEDNFVIDLCLKPGVNEGVTLERLRMISTKVEEVNQELANDYKEELPIESIALNTGWAFNGTESGSNTGNMRVFLRKLDDSKMSSHMIKLAISKKVGKIKDAYKFTVGASNRFGAPVSISLMGSDKDELENATEDFKSELAKFSSLYNIMDNNQIGTQEVIVKLKPAAYALGLNEVSLMNQVRKSFYGGLSQRIQKGRDEIWFYVRYPIENRRTVGQLEKMMINTSKGMYPLVELADLSIQRGLTSINHFNGKVEIRVDAYMVDESESVPPVLEKIENEVLPKIMAAHQGVTYMHQGQVKDTTDEASNIVISFGVAFFLILIILIIFFRSFTQGMMIVAMIPFGIIAALWGHFIEGIAFSSMSLWGMVALSGTIINDAVVLLDRYNQNLKRGFHMTPSIIEAAKSRFRPIMLTTITTTAGLFPLIRETSSDTVFIKPMAISLAYGILIGTFFILTVLPVYVTVANKFRLVYAHLKGDTDATPESVETAVRDQKVSEALEVSMAKEIEDDRNENDFEL
- a CDS encoding HlyD family efflux transporter periplasmic adaptor subunit: MKRKVVGVLIALGIVLGGMGLFMLLNSTKESPKKKTKSETIYGVKCKRAIFEDQEVPFLYSGRVNSNAVVQLGAEVQGRLIAGNAPLKEGNSFRKGTILFKVFNDDYRASIRASKSRFLKSLSVVLADIYIDFPDEFQKWNEFFEQIEVDKSLPSLPKTNSLKEKVYMASKNILGDYYDIRKMEITLTKYIVRAPFNGAYVTVNKEVGSITSPGSAVANIIRTDNYEIIVPVLTKDAAKVHVKDNVTIFEDNGHSFQASVLRKASFVDSNTQSQNIYLSYQGHNLFSGEYVDVKFGNNLLQDVMAVPRESVFKGNHMYIVKGDKIQKKTVNVVYKNEDYMYVNGLANNDIVIIESLIKAYDGMKVNPLIQ
- a CDS encoding histidine kinase; this translates as MFPIVDIFKKNRWHFITWGIILFLNLLIGSNFGWEYILKNGLVNTIGIMTIVYTNIYVLLPRFLKPGGVFSILYSLLTIFMVIVFVILFCHIYEIYLYPLIKDEFFHGAEFRPMFPVFKYMAIFLISLFLSTSIFISFKGKEAKIKWEKVLLEKKDIELKYLRGQINPHFLFNTLNNVYSQVYMKEEGAADNILKLSDMLRYIIDDCAENTVPLQKEIDYLHNFIDFQNLKSETPLNISFKINAENPNIELSPLLFIPIVENCFKHGKISSDPDSFVTIDLHQVGDKIEFKTVNSITSNNHENSGREGIGINNLRKRLELVYTKNHILNFKKEDNKFIVEMIIYLKS
- a CDS encoding LytTR family DNA-binding domain-containing protein, which translates into the protein MKSCIIIDDEHLARRLIQGYVSKTPNLEVKETFDNAIDAITYLQSNTVDLIFLDIHMPNITGLEFIKTIQVDALIIITSAFSEYAIDGFDHDVFDYLLKPIAFPRFLKATTKALEFIEANPEGKPIEENIIQKTQKDYLTIKADHRLYKINFNDIIFIEGQREYVTFHTKKRKVTAYYSLKSLIETLPADQFIRIHKSYIVSIPSIETLEGNMLEVGGQKLPIGKSYKSSVMDIFQ
- a CDS encoding short chain dehydrogenase, which translates into the protein MKVLVIGAHGLIGREVVALLSKTPKYEVIEVGHSKGHLKVDITSPNSIAGLFEHIGNVDAIISTAGRAHLGTFELLSEEDFWLSIHNKLMGQVNLIRYGYQFLNPEGMIILSSGVLAKEPMYGTSSVSMANAAINGFVKAVALETIKGHKVNVVSPPFVKETMEILNMDSSKGTPAKDVALIYKKCLEDNHTGKVYDVRKYI
- the yaaA gene encoding peroxide stress protein YaaA gives rise to the protein MKVLLSPAKKIDFDQSVPSFVKQQCPVFEKDANAIVHKLQGLSIEKLKLLMSISTDLATLNYERFQTWDEGDDRNKLHCALWAFRGEVYTNLDVSSLSNDAVCRAVDTIRILSGLYGYLHPSDLIHAYRLEMGTKFSFDQYKNLYAYWKLKNTNILNQELSSDKDGILINLASAEYAKSIDFKKVDAKVITPEFKDLKGDKYKVVAFWAKKARGLMARYIVENNICDEEGLTCFNAAGYYYNKEMSTLDRPIFVRDH